Below is a window of Humulus lupulus chromosome 9, drHumLupu1.1, whole genome shotgun sequence DNA.
CATACTCCCCTGGTTACATTCATCTTTCTCAGCAATACATTAGGGATGTGCTTACTCAAACAGACATGATTGACTCCAAGGCTGCTCCCACTCCTGGTTCAGTGAGTAAGCATCTCTCTTAAAGTGATGGTGAGCTTCTACCAGACCCCATTGAGTATAGAAGAGTTGTTGTCTCTCTGCAGTATATGACTATGACAAGGCCAAACATCGCTTTTGCCGTAAATAGAGCATGTCAATTCATGCATAATCCCACCTTTGCTCACTGGTTGGCTGTTAAACGCATTCTGCGTTATCTACGTGGTACTCAAACTCATGGAATCACCATGACCAAATCGCCTTCCTTGCATTTATCAGCCTTCACTGATGCTGATTGGGCCTCAAGCCCTGATGGTAGGCGCTGTACAGGAGGCTATTGCATCTACTTGGGTGAGTCTTTGGTCTCATGGTCCTCGTCAAAACAAAGGGTAGTGTCTCACAGCAGTACATAATTTGAGTACCGTGCGCTGGCCAATGCAGCTGCTGAAATTGCCTGGTTCAAGCACTTGTTCTCCGAACTCCACTTCACTCTTCCTTCAGTTCCAATTCTCTGGTGCGACAACATGAGTGCAACTCATCTAGCTGCAAATTCCATATTTCATGCACGCACCGAGCATATAGAAATAGACTTTCATTTTATACGTGATATGGTCACACGCAAGGAGCTTTCTGTTCAATTCGTTCCTACAGACGACCAAGTAGCTGACATCATGACCAAGCACCTTCTCATTCCTAGGTTCAAAATTCTCTATAGCAAATTGACAATTCTTCCCTGACCTATAATTTAAAGGGGAGTGTTAAACCTACTACTTAGTTAGCTTTTAACTACTTCTGTAACTGTAATAAATTGTTAGTGGTTTTAGTTATTATCTTTCAGTTGTACATTTTCCCTATTACTGTTGTGTAACAATTTCATCTATAAATAATAGAGACTGCTCCTGATTTAATTCATTAATCAGAGAAGTActttcttttactttctcttGCTTCCATTTACTTTGACTTTTGCAATTAAGATTTTTTCTTGTTGAaatgatttttaattttatttaagagtgtcacatatattttatttttaaaaaaataataaattataaaatcaaATTATTTAATAATGGGCAATTTTACACTTGAAGTTTTTAGGAGGtgtgtgaaaaataatttttaaaaatgtatgagagatatgaatagaaaatggGGTATAGTGAAAAAATGACGACATACATAGAATCACTTTTTGTTAATTAATAATTGAtgactaattttttaactttttttattatttttattaaaatctacaatttgaacaataaaaaatttcagaattttttttttatatattctcAATAATTATTAACTATTATTGACTAATTTGTGTAAGCCGAACAATAAATATTGGACTAAATGTAACATTGTATTTGTTTTTCGGtcaaatttaacaaaaatatatatagcatCCATTTTTATATGAGTCTACGAGTTCGTGAAGATCATAGTACATGACATTCAAAGaaaattgaaataataataacaaaaattaaGTAGTCTTATGTGGAATATATATTTGTTTGGAGAGTATTGATATTTCACACTTTAAATGATGTCAAATATTACATTAAGTAGTACTCTATAGTTAGTCAAAATTCAAatgtataaaatataatatattaaattgcATAAATAATGTTACTTTCTTGTGGTACTGGATATTAATACCCTTATCAATTCTCTTGTTCGTCAACAATTCATAATTGGAGAGCTATATCAAAGCCAACAGTAATATGCCACATATAAAGTAAAGTAAGAGTCTGGACATTTTATcctattaattaataaataacacGTGGGTAATAAACTCTTTTTAATTTGAgtcattctttttatttatttattaattttttagaactttcatttgagtcattcacTTGGCAAAATCACATATTTTTTATTGGTCCAGTCAACCACAAACTTTTGTCCCCCTCTCTCTATGCCGTGTCATACATCTATATAATTATAAGTACTTCCTATCTCATATAATTGATTCTCTCCAACTTGTTTATAGGTTCATCATATTAATATATACATTCTGATCtcatataaaaattaaatatttcgacctttatttttaattaatagttATTTAAAAAGAAGAAAATATTATAGTTATTCAATTTATCATGAATTGCTTTATTGATCTATATACACTCTTTTGAAATGAGTTTTGCCTTTTTACTTTCAAATAGTAGTAGAAGAAGATAAATAAACATGAGTTTTTTTAATTTGTAGTTGGATGTCTatagaaaatataaaaatttaagCCAAATTGATTCTATAATAACATCCATTATTAGAATTATAATTTGTTGCCTCATTCCACTACATGGGGatactttttttaataaaaaaaagtaagTTTGTAAATtactatatctcttctatataaataataaaaattattaattttaaaagttttttattttttttccttaactttaacggagtatttttatatttaatataatatttttatatttaacagtagattgtaaacTTGACTTAAAGttagacaaaattaattaaattaaaataagatatttttttagatattttacaatgataattatttaaaaataataaaatcatatgttttataagttaaataagattttattaaacttaaacttcacgtattagaataatgtcatattaaatatataatataatataatctactatcaactagcggcaaaattaaatttaaaatccatgtataatattaatattatattaaatatataatatataatgtctTTGTTGTCATTGCCAAACATAaactaaacaaaaattaattaaaataagatattttatgataatttaaataattaaatcatatttatttaaaaataataaatgcatacatataattttttttatctcttataaatttgtataatagtttattttttatcaagtgattggagttctttttcttcttcaaattcactaaaggacattgcgagatatattagaaactaaaaataagtaatgtttaaaactaaacaaacgtgcattacACGTTGCTTCGACCTAGTATTAATATAGGCGGGAGACAATTTATATATAAAACAACAAACGAAAATAAGTTTAATATATGTGTTGCAATGTTATATTTTAGAATAATTTGAGaaagtacaattttttttaatctacttGTGAAAAATGAGTCAAATTTGGTACATATAGTAACAACTATGACAAATTTGAGTATTACTAACATATATTGGTGGTGTGGAATAACACAAACGAGTGACATATCATTATTAGTGCAATATAATATCGAgttaacatattttaatttataataagtattataaaatatcactaaTCAACTATACGATGTTACTGCATGTGATGCTGGAGGCTTAAATGTGCTAAATTGCAACACTAGAAAAATTTAGTCCATGCTGCTAAAAGCTGTGAGggtattttataaatatttaattaaaacttcaTAATATAAATAAACATTCGCAGTATATAGCACGTCcataatatatattaaacaaaGTCTTGTATATATACTGTACCACTTACTTGAACCTAACctctacaaaaataaaaataaataaaaaaaacaaaatcaagtTGCCCACGGCGCCGTAAAAAATATGGCTAGCGCTCCTTATATGCTCTACCAATCCCTATATAAAGAGCCCACTACCACTCAACACACAAAAACCACTTGAGCTTGTAATCACTACTCTCATCATCATATCCTCGCCCCCTTGTTACTATCAGAAACCCAAAATtcaccaacaacaacaacaatgaaCTGCCTGCATTCTTGGCCCGAACCAATAGTTCGAGTCCAATCCTTATCCGAAAGTGGCATCAAGAAACTCCCACACCGTTACATAAAGCCACCTTCTCAAAGGCCTCATCATCAAACTAGGGTtaactcatcatcatcatcatcacaacACGATGATGATCATGATCATGGTTCTGATGACACCATCAACATCCCTGTGATCAGCCTAGAGGACGTGTTCTCGGAGGACAAGGCCCTGCGGGAGGCTACCATGGCGGCGATATCGAGTGCGTGCCGGGAGTGGGGGTTTTTCCAGGTCGTGAACCACGGCGTGAGGCCGGAGCTGATGAAGCAGGCAAGGGCCACTTGGCGAGAGTTCTTTGGGCAGCCGGCGGAGGAGAAGCAACGGTATGCAAACTCGCCTACAACCTACGAAGGGTACGGTAGCCGGCTTGGGGTGGAGAAAGGGGCCACCCTCGATTGGAGTGACTACTTCTTTCTCCATTATATGCCTCCGGCACTACGGAATCCGGACAAGTGGCCTTCGCTTCCCTCTTCATGCAGGTATTGAATAATAGTAATATTACTCTACTTTTCTTTTTTCACTGTATCTTTATatctcttatttatttatttttggaattattatatttacataaatataaaaaaaaaattcctagcTATCTACCAATAATGTCTTTTATTCATTTGGGGGCTATAGCTTTTTTGAACACATGGATCTAGCTATCTACCAATATTGGTGATTAGCTAGAATTGAAGGCCACATTCTAGGAGAGAAATACGTATGGTCACATTTTCATTACTTGGATTATAATTTTCTACTATTATTTGTggtattaattatatttttttctcatattatTTTGGTTCATCGATCatattatgtatttttagagaTTAATTTAACAGAACTGGATTTGGATCGAActacttataaatatatatatatatatatatatatattcactcaGTGAAGCAGATAAGGACTAAAATATAAAGGagccaatttaaaaaaaaaactatatactaatatatatgttttataattttagagggttgaatataaatattattatgagaatatttatctattttatttttataagtcACTTAActcattaataattaatttttaataaatatagaATATATAAGTTTGAGTAATTATGTAAAGATGttcgtttttctttttctttattaatAATCATCTTTCAATCTCTGTATCCGATGAGTATAATAATTGAAAAAACAGATAGATTGGTGGATAGGGTTgcggattattattattattattattttttgttttgttttgtttttttgtttggagaattgttgttgttgttgttgcttgaTTTTTATATCGTGAGGTAGTATACAAGCCACGATTTGTGTTGGGCAATTGAGCACGATGATATACAGTACGACTGTTTGCAACTTCACATGAAAAACGTGACCTAATTATTGTAGTCCACTAAGACCAGTAGTTAacttataataaatatatattttttcctcaCACGGTGGCTACACTACTACTTTCGTACGGGTGTCAGATAAGCCTTCATTTGCTGTTTCTGTTTCTACTTTGTTTGGAAATTATAACTCAAATATAACGTGGTTTTGTATTTACAACAGacattacatatattttttttttaaattttgaattatttattagGTTTAAAATAGGGTTTGAAATAGTCAATTAcacttatcattttttttttttaatactgGTTGAACTCTAACTTTTTGATATGGTAAaatatttaaattgttttaaaatcTCACGAAGTATTTccaataactataatatatataaaaaaattaatttgagtTCAAACAGAAACACACGTGTCCTACCGGCAACCCTagtgtataatatatatataatattatgatTATTGCTCTTGTCTATTTCATAGTGACTTGTACTAGCATTGACTTTCAATTTCACCAAAAAGATCTAAACGAAATTCTCTTATGTAAAAaaatttgtaaataaaataatccacgattaaaaaaaaatttactcacaattttttttattatgactGAAAACAtatgaataaatattaattaaattttgtattatatgtaattatatagtatttagttaaaaaaaacaaattagtATAGTTACTAAATAGTAACATTTTTTTATCTCTTAAAAtatagattatttatttattattattattattattattattattattattattattattattattatgtgttaCTTACTTTAGAAGTATGATGATCCTATCAATTCTTAGTTATAAAGGCTTGTGTTGAGCACCAATATCTTGACGACAGACCACACAAATTTGTGTACTATCCCTACTTGTCGGTGGTCCCCCCATAAATACAACTATTTATATAATGCTTTATTACTTTCTAGCTAGCTAGttgacttttattaaaaaaaaaaagggaaaaggggaaaacaaaacaaaattcaaTACCCATCTTCAATTTTGGTGTCCCCAAtatgttattatttaaaattgaatatttttttttcaatggtATTGTGCTATATTTTACATAATTATTTACTAGTAAGCATATTAactatataatttaaaatattaattgtaGAAACGTGATAGAAGAATATGGAAAGGAAGTGGTGAGTTTAAGTGGAAGATTGATGAAGGTATTATCTGTAAACCTTGGCCTAGAAGAGGACCACCTTCTAAATGCCTTTGGAGGAGAAAACAACATTGGAGCTTGCTTAAGGGTGAACTTCTACCCAAAATGTCCACAACCAGACCTAACCCTAGGGCTCTCGTCGCACTCTGACCCGGGCGGCATGACCCTTCTCTTGCCTGATGAAAATGTGGCCGGACTCCAGGTGCGTAAGGACAATAGTTGGATCACTGTTAAGCCTGTTCCAAATGCTTTCATCGTCAACTTGGCCGATCAAATTCAGGTATACCCACTAATAGGACAGAGCCAAGATTTATAATAAAAgggttaaacttttttttttttatacagtATTGTTTTTatcttaacattatttattttgttaatacATAGGTGCTAAGCAATGCAACTTACAAGAGTGTAGAGCACAGAGTGATAGTGAATTCGGAGAAAGATCGGGTGTCTTTGGCCTTCTTTTATAATCCCAAAAGTGACATAATAATAGAACCAATCAAGCAACTGCTTACTGAAACTCGACCAGCACTCTACACCGCTATGACATTTGATGAGTATAGACTCTTCATTAGGATAAAAGGTCCCTGTGGCAAATCACAAGTTGAATCTTTAAAATCAGCTTTGGAATCATGATTATGacgatatgatgatgatgatttattatgaattattattattattattattatattaattatgaTGACTTAATTAGCCTTGTACGTGTGTTACAAATCTATATCGATCTTATATATAATAACGAGATTGTTCTATCTAAAATACGTACTTTTGTTGTCTGTGGAGTACTTACACATAGTTTGTCTAGTTATTATATTGCTTGGTCCAAGTCGAGGGGACAAGttaatgtatatttatatacgtGCACACCAAgcaatattattacttttatcTTAGCTTGATTTTATTGCCTGTACTACTTCGGGAAATGAATTAAATCATGCAACTATGGAATCAATATTACATACAATTTTGGAGTTGAATTAACTTATTATCATCGATCGAATCGAACCATGTGAATCACAGTACTTTCTTGTCGATATCTTTGTCTCTTTTGTGACCAAATTGGATATACATGTCAGTAGCTGCTTATTGCATGGGAATCTTCTAGCTAGTAGTCCTTTAATTCTAGATAATATATCTAGtataatttgtttattattatattattatgtgcAATCAACAATAATGtaatataaatagaaaaataatagaTAACGttaaaaacaaaaggaaaaaaaatctgGAATATATATAAGAAAACATGTTCATATATATTACCAAATCACACGAAGTCTTTTGCAAATTGTTTAACTTAAGCTCATTGTCTTCGCTTAAGAGTATTTTTAGTTAGATTATTAGCCGCTTTATTATCAAGACGACCAACACAGTATAGAGTTATCCTtgaaaatttagaaaataaaaatttatatgaGAGAACAAGACACTCACCTCATTTATATATACAAACTTATTATTTATTGCCAAAACTAAGGATAGGGATCCAGTAAGTGTTGCTTAATCTCGGAGTTCGCATACTTAAAATTAAGTCCTACAAAAAAGGCAAGGGCTTCCACCTGCAATTTCAAAGATTGCTTGCAAAGAACAAACactacaaaaaatatttttggaCCGACAACACCTTTACCAACGAAAAGTGTTGTCGGTAAAAGCCactattgcaaaaaaaaaaaggcatttgTGTCAGTTTTATATGTGACGCGGAATCCTATGACACAAACCAGGCTGGCATTTGCGTCAATGGGGAACAGTCACAAATCTGGAATTTGTGACAGTTAGGCACTGACGCAAATGTcacattaaaaaattaaaataaaaatgctaCACAAATACTGACCCAGCTCCCAGCTAGCCACCCTATGCGACCCCTCCCCCCAGCCACCCTCTCGACCCCTGTGACCCCTGCCACTCCCACGACCCCAGCCACCCCCCACGACCTTGATGATCATTGCAACCACCAGCAAGCGCCTCCTACGAAACGAAACCCaaacagagaaaaaaaaagaaacaaacccCAACCCCCTATCAAgaatacaaaatctatacaaaaaaaaaaaaaaccatgtataaggttcataaacatattatattcatcaatttaatcttaatatgaaaaaaatgaaaaaaaaactcaccaaaatgggTCAAGAAAGTTGGAGGCGCCGCTGGTGTGCAGGGTTTTCGCATAAAGAATTTTATTAGAAGTTTTTAAGTCAAATGGAAATTGGGGACGAAGCTGTGTATTATTGGGGTCTAACAATGTTTGCATCAGTGCCTAACTGACGCTAACAGAAGGTTTGCGTCAGTGGAGCACTGACGCAAACCTTTTGTTAGCGTTAGTTAGGCACTGACGCTAATGTCCCCATTAGCATCGTTATATTGCCACTAACACAAATTTTCCCACTCACGCCGCCAGTATTAGTACTGAcgcaaatgcccttgcatttgtgGCAATGCCCAACTGACACAAATGTTAATTCTTAGTCAACGACGTCAGTAAACTGCGTTGTCTGATGAGTTTGACTGACACAAATGGGCCCTTTTGGTGTAGCGGGTATTTTTAAAAAATGCGCCAAACTCTCGCGGTTTTTTATTTTAAGGTTAAGTGATTCTACCGACAATGCTGACCTATACCGAAAGGGTATTGTCGGTAGAAGTTCTGAAGATAACATTAAGTatgaaactctttcttcttcctccagccACAAAAATACCCTTTCTCTCACCTATATCTCCGTTTTTCCTATCTTCTCTCACTAAAAATCCCTCCATTTCACTCCCATCTCTCACAAATCCACAAACTCAGTTCTTCATCCATCACAAGATCACAAAGCTCACAAGTCTTGCCATTTttggcttaattttttttttctcccaaTGATTTTCTTACTTTCATTTGTAATTGGTAAGCTTTTTCTCTCACAAAAGATTAAGGTGAAGCTTCGACCCTCTCTTGGTAAGTTTCCTTTTTGAAGAATTTCAGTATGGAAAAATAAtctttctatttttttgtatttttcatcTATACAGTAAGTATATTTATACGGTTTATACAACACATACCCTTAATTAcagaataaaatacaataaacaCAATTAAGTACAAATCCTATAAATAAGGAAACTAAGAAATAACAAATATAATCAAATCATAGGATTTGATTTCCTATTATTTgtcaacactccccctcaagctggatTATAGATATTGATGAGTCCAAGCTTGTTTACTTGGAAATCAAATACTCGTCCTGATAACCCTTTTGTGAGAATATCAGCCAGTTGATGATCTGTTTGGATATATTTAACGCTGATAATTCCTCCATCAATCTTCTCCTTAATAAAGTTGACGATCCACTTCAACGTGTTTATTAATGTCATGATGTACAGGGTTATGGTAGACTGGTTATCACAATAAAGCAAAATAGGGGCTTCATACTCAATCTTCAACTCCTCTCGTAGGCATTTGATCCATATTACTTCACACACTCCATGGGCCATGGCTCTATATTATGCTTTCGTACTACTTCTAGCAACCACTGTTTGCTTCTTACTTCGCCATTTTACGACATTTCCCCATACCACTATACAATATCCAGATGTAGACTATCTATCATAAACTAACCCAATCCAGTCTACATCTATGAACACTTCAACTTTTCTTTCAATTGTCTTTTGGAAGAAAAGACATTTCCCTGGAGTTATTTAAGATACCTCATAATTCTATATACTACATTGAGATGTCCTTGACCCGGATCATGCATATATTGACTGACAAGACTTACTGCGAAGACAATATCTGGTCTGGTGTGTGAGAGGTAGATTAGCTTTCCTACTACCTGTTGGTATCTTCCTTTGCCAACTAGATTTCCTTCAAACATCCTCTTTTTTTGTCTCCAAGTTCAATTGGAGTTTTGCTTGGTTGCTCCCAAGCATACATGTCTCCTTTAGAAAATCAAGAATATATTTTCTTTGGGACACAAAAATACCCTTCTTGCTTCTGGCGAATTCCATTGCTAGAAAATACATGAGCGTACCGAGATTCTTGACTTCGAACTCTTTTGCCAACATTTCTTTGATCAAATTTATCTCTCCGGTGTTGTTACTAGTGACAATtctgtcatcaacatacacaatTAGCACTGACGTTTTTCCCTTCCCAGAGTGTCTAACAAACAGAGTATGATCAGTTTGACCTTGCGTGTATCCAAGTCCCTTGACGACTTTCAAAAAATGGTTGAACCATGCTCGAGGAGATTGTTTCAAGCCATAGAGACACTTGTTTAGCTTGCAGACTTTAGTTGTATCGGGAGATTTTTCAAAACCCGGGGGCTGACTTATatacatttcttcttcttctaaatcACCATTCAAGAATGCATTCTTCACATCAAGTTGATGCAACTCCCAATCCAGGTTAACTACAAGCGGGAGTAATACTCTGACAGTATTAAGTTTGTCAACTGGAGCAAAAGTTTTTGAGTAAAACCCTTGGAATCTAATCGAACTTTGTACCTCTCAATAGATCCATTAGAATTTTATTTGATGGCAAACACCCATTTGCACCATATCACCTTCTTTCCTGGTGGCCATTTCACTAATTCTCAAGTTCCATTATGTTCAAGTGCTTTCATCTCTTCAAGAACTGTTGTTTTTCATTGAGGAGTACCAAGTGCTTCACCGATATTTCTGGGATCACAATATCTGATAGACTAGAGGTAAAATCTTTAAATGGTGATGAAAATTTTGAATAAGAAATAAATTGTGAAATAGAGTGTTGAGTGCAAGATCTAGTTCCCTTTCTCAATGCAATAGGAATATCTAGATCTAAATGAATATTTAGATCAAATGGAGGCATAGAGGGTAGAGTACCTAGATCTTTTGAAAGCAGTGAATCTACCACCGAAATGGGCTCTTGACTACGATGAGGATTCAGGACTTGTTTATTCCTTCTAGAATACACCGGTAGTTCAATCTATTGGTCTTGAGGAGAAGCAGGTCCATCTTCCAGAGAGGGTTGATGTTTAGGCTCAGAAAACATCAAAGATTTTTCAGGCTTAGGAGAAGAGAAAGTAGTGATTTCAGGCTCagaagaagagaatggagtgTTTTTAGGCTTAGAAGAGAGAGGAGGGGATAGAGGTAATTCTAACCCCCATGACCATTGAGCTTATTCCTCGTGATGATTATGATGCTCCCCCTGGAGCGAGGTGGGAGTGAAGTGAGGAGTATCTTCGAAGAAAGTGACATCATGTGAGGTATATGATTTTCTGGTGAGAGGACAATATGATCGATAGCCTTTCTGTGTAGGAGAATAACCCAAAAACACTCTCTTAATAGCTTTAGGATCAAGTTTACCCCTATTTTGGGAGTGAATGTGGACAAAAGAAGTACAACAAAAAACTTTGACTGCCAGGGTATTTGTGGACACATGAGGATACAAAGTTTGAAAAATAGAATTTGGTGTTTTGAACTAAAGTGGACTGGGAAAGCGATTAATGAGATAAGTAGCAGTGAGGACAACATCACCCCAAAGATATTTTAGAACATGCATAGTAAGCATGAGAGCACGGGAAACTTTTAATAGGTGAAATTTTTTTCGCTCAACCACCCTATTTTGTTGTGGTGTATCCACACAAGAGCTTTGATGAATAATCCAATGATGAAGGAGAAAAGGACTAAGAGTATTATTTAAATCTTTAATACCATTGTCAGTACGTAGTGACCGAATATATGTTTGAAACTGTGTTCAGATCATATGATGGAAGTTTTGAAAAACTTGACCAACTTCATACTTATGTTTAAGCAGATAAACCCAAGCGATACATTTGTGATCATCAATGAATGTAATGAAACAATGCTTACCATGAGAAGTAGTGACTTTTGAGGGACCCCAAATGCCACTATGAATAAGAGAGAAAGAATTGGAAGGTGCATACATTTTTTTAGGAAAGGAAACTCGTGTATGTTTGGCAAATTGTCAAATATAACATTGAAAACCAGCAACGATTTTAGGAATAAACAAATAttgaaataattattttaaataaaaaaaacattgatGCCCCAGTCGACAATGACATAAGATAATTGTTTGAGTAGATAAATCAGAATCATATTAGAACTTGAATCCAAACGAAGTAGAGAATGTTGCTCTTTTATTGGAGGCTGCCCATCAAAGAAATAAAGTCCGCCATGAATCTTAGCACTTCCAATTTTCCTCCCCGATGATAGATCCTAAAATTGACAAGAATTTGACACAAATTTAGCAAGACAGTGATTATCAGCTGTTAACTTATGGATAGAGATTAAATTGCATTTCAAGGAGGGTACATAAAGACTTGATTTAAGATGTAAATTAGTAGACAATGTAATGGTGCCAATTCCTACAATAGGCGAATAAGAGCCATATGCGATTTTGACACTAGATTTAGGGGAACATGGATAATAAGAATCAAACGTGTGAGGTAAACATGTCATATGATCAATTGCGCCAGAATCGATTATCCAT
It encodes the following:
- the LOC133801054 gene encoding jasmonate-induced oxygenase 2-like, translating into MNCLHSWPEPIVRVQSLSESGIKKLPHRYIKPPSQRPHHQTRVNSSSSSSQHDDDHDHGSDDTINIPVISLEDVFSEDKALREATMAAISSACREWGFFQVVNHGVRPELMKQARATWREFFGQPAEEKQRYANSPTTYEGYGSRLGVEKGATLDWSDYFFLHYMPPALRNPDKWPSLPSSCRNVIEEYGKEVVSLSGRLMKVLSVNLGLEEDHLLNAFGGENNIGACLRVNFYPKCPQPDLTLGLSSHSDPGGMTLLLPDENVAGLQVRKDNSWITVKPVPNAFIVNLADQIQVLSNATYKSVEHRVIVNSEKDRVSLAFFYNPKSDIIIEPIKQLLTETRPALYTAMTFDEYRLFIRIKGPCGKSQVESLKSALES